The genomic window GAAGGTGATAATAACTATACAGGGTCAGGTGAACGCCCTTGAGGTCTTCATAAGAGAGTTTGGTCTGGTACCGGCAAAAGTTCTTGAAAAACCCTATACACTGCTTACCCACATGTTCCTACACGGTGGCTGGTTCCACATTATCGGAAACATGTGGTTTTTGTGGGTTTTTGGGGACAACGTTGAGGACAGGTTAGGTAAGTTCAGATATCTGCTATTTTATCTAAGCGCAGGTTTATCCGCCGCACTGGTTCAGACCCTTATAAGTCTCCTTTTTGGAGGGGGGCACGTACCGATGGTTGGTGCGAGTGGTGCAGTCAGCGGTATCCTGGGAGCCTATATAAGACTTTTCCCCCACGCAAGGATACTTGCACTGGTTCCTGTTTTCTTCTTTATGACCTTTATGGAGCTTCCCGCAGCGGTATTCATAGGACTATGGTTCTTCATACAGCTTGTGAATGGTTTTGTATCCCTTCCCCTGGTAGGAATAGGAGGGGTAGCCTGGTGGGCTCACATAGGGGGGTTCCTCGCTGGATACTTTTTAATTGATAAGTTCCTTGGAAGGCGTAGATATTATTATTAATGAAGTATGAATACGTTACGGAAAGAGGGTCTCTGGTTAGAGCTCTATCCAACCTTGAGAACAGTCCCTATGTATTTCTGGATACGGAAACAGCGGGAAACAGGATAAGGCTCTTCCAACTGGGAAACGAGGAGAGCATATTTGTAATTGACCTCTTTGACCTGCCAGAAGCCGTTGAACTTATCAGGGAACTCATATCAAGGAAAGGTATCGTGGGACACAACCTCAAGTTTGACCTCAAGTTCATGTATCCTTTGGAAATTATCCCTTACGCTACCTTTGACACCATGATAGGTAGTTTTCTGTTAGGTTACGAAAGGCACTCCCTGAGCTATGTAGCAGAAAGGTTACTTGGATATACACTGGATAAATCCTTACAGCTCTCCGACTGGTCAAGAACGAACCTCACAAAGCAACAGATTGAGTACGCGGCGACCGACGTCCTCATAGTGAGAGAGCTCTTTGCAAAGATGAAGGAAAGACTCAACTCTATAGGAGGTACCGACAGAGGGGAGGAGCTGTTAAACACAAGAACAGCCCGTGTGTTCGGTCTTACAAATCCGGTAACCATAGTTGAGATGGCTTTTGTACAAGAGGTAGCAAAGCTTGAGCTGAGCGGCATACCTGTTGATGAAGAGGAGATAGAGAGGCTTTCCAGAGAGTTTGAAAAGAAGCTCCAGAGGTTAATAATGGACTTTTACATAAAGTACCGTATTGACCCTATGTCCCCTAAGCAGATAGGGAACTTTCTTACCAGGAGGCTTGGACTCAGCCTTCCAGAGACCCAAAAAGGGAACCTGTCAACGGACGATAAAACCCTCGCTGAGTTCTCCCACAAGAGGGAAGTTGGAGAGATACTTGAGATAAGAAGAATAAAGAAAGCCCTTGACAAGTTGAAGGAGTTGAGTGGCTACATAAGTAAAGGGAGGGTTTATCCTGACTTCAAGCAAATAGGGGCTGTAACCGGCAGGATGTCAAGTTCAAATCCTAACGTTCAGAATATACCAAGGGATATGAGGAGCCTCTTCAAGGCAGAGGAGGGTAACCTCTTTGTTATAGCGGATTTCTCTCAGATTGAGCTAAGGATAGCTGCGGAGTACGTTGGCGATGAGAGTATGTTAAGAGCCTTCCGTGAAGGGAAAGACCTTCACAGGTACACAGCAAGCCTCGTTCTTGAAAAACCGGAGGAGGAGATATCCAAGGAGGAGAGACAGCTTGCAAAGGCTATGAACTTTGGTTTGATATACGGGATATCTGCAAGAGGTCTATCTGAATACGCAAGGAGCAGTTATGGGGTTAATCTTGAACTGGATGCAGCTGACGTCTTCAGACAGAAGTTCTTCAAGTTCTTTCACGCCTTTAAGGAGTGGCACGACAGGGTGAAAAGGGAGCTAAAGGAAAACAAAGAGGTGACGGGAACGACCCTGCTGGGAAGGTCTTACAGGGCAACCACCTTCACCGATGCGGTCAACTATCCCATCCAGGGAACAGGGGCTGACCTGCTGAAGCTTGCAGTTCTGATGTTTGATGTTGAAATGCGTAAGAAAGGTCTGGAGGGGCGGGTTGTAAACCTGGTACACGACGAGATAGTCGTTGAGTGCCCTGAAGATTCAGCCCAAGAGGTGAAAAAAGCCCTTGAGCATGCGATGGTTCAGGCTGGACACATAGTCCTAAAAAATGTTCCTGTTGAAGCTGAAAGCGTTGTAAACGAGAGGTGGGTAAAGGGCTAAAGCTTTCTTGTCACCCTCTCAAGGATGTCCCTCCTGTAACTCTCAAACTTGCCTACTTCAATGGCGGTTCTAATATCTTCCATTAGTCTCAGATAAAAACGTAGGTTATGAATAGTGTTTAAAACGTAAGAGCTTATCTCCTCAGCCACAAAGAGGTGTCTCAGATAGGCTTTGGTGAAGTTCCTGCAGGTGTAACAGTCACAGTTAGGGTCAAGGGGAGAAAAGTCCTTCTTGAATTTCTCATGCCTTATGTTCACGATACCCAGAGAGGTAAAGAGGGTACCCGTCCTGGCGTTCCTGGTCGGGACAACACAATCAAACATGTCCACGCCGGCTGCCACAGCGTTAATAATATCCTCGGGTTTTCCAACTCCCATTAGGTAGCGAGGTTTGTCTGCCGGCAGGTATTCACAAACCAGTTCTGTCATTGAGTACATGATCTCCTTAGGTTCACCCACCGAAAGACCACCTATGGCGTATCCGGGAAGCTCCCTTTCCACAGTCCTCTTAGCCGCTTCAACCCTTAGGTCCTCAAAGAAAGCTCCCTGAACTATACCAAAGAGAGACTGCTCCTCTCTGCTCTTTGCCTTTATGCTTCTGTCAAGCCAGCTCAGAGTCCTCTCCAAAGCTTTTCTTGCGTACTCTTTGTCAACTGGGTATTCAACACATTCATCAAGGGGCATTATTATGTCCGAGCCGAAGGCTTCCTGAATCTGAACGACCCTCTCGGGTGTAAAAAAGTGGAGGTCTCCAGCGAGATGGTCCCTAAACTCAACCCCTTCATCGCTCACCCTTACCTTGGATTTTCTGTCTCCGAACCTCCCCTGCGCAAGGGAGAAGACCTGATAACCGCCGCTGTCGGTCAGTATCGGTTTGTCCCAGGATATGAACCTGTGAAGTCCTCCCGCCCCGGTAATCACGTCCAAGCCAGGTCTTAGGTAAAGATGGTACGTGTTCCCAAGGATTATCTGGGCTCCAATCTCTTCAAGGAGCCTGTGGGTCATCGCCTTAACGGTTCCCTGAGTTCCAACGGGCATAAAGACCGGGG from Hydrogenivirga caldilitoris includes these protein-coding regions:
- a CDS encoding rhomboid family intramembrane serine protease, producing MIPIRDINPSRTFPAMNVTIIVLCSIAWLYEWGLSQKVIITIQGQVNALEVFIREFGLVPAKVLEKPYTLLTHMFLHGGWFHIIGNMWFLWVFGDNVEDRLGKFRYLLFYLSAGLSAALVQTLISLLFGGGHVPMVGASGAVSGILGAYIRLFPHARILALVPVFFFMTFMELPAAVFIGLWFFIQLVNGFVSLPLVGIGGVAWWAHIGGFLAGYFLIDKFLGRRRYYY
- a CDS encoding bifunctional 3'-5' exonuclease/DNA polymerase: MKYEYVTERGSLVRALSNLENSPYVFLDTETAGNRIRLFQLGNEESIFVIDLFDLPEAVELIRELISRKGIVGHNLKFDLKFMYPLEIIPYATFDTMIGSFLLGYERHSLSYVAERLLGYTLDKSLQLSDWSRTNLTKQQIEYAATDVLIVRELFAKMKERLNSIGGTDRGEELLNTRTARVFGLTNPVTIVEMAFVQEVAKLELSGIPVDEEEIERLSREFEKKLQRLIMDFYIKYRIDPMSPKQIGNFLTRRLGLSLPETQKGNLSTDDKTLAEFSHKREVGEILEIRRIKKALDKLKELSGYISKGRVYPDFKQIGAVTGRMSSSNPNVQNIPRDMRSLFKAEEGNLFVIADFSQIELRIAAEYVGDESMLRAFREGKDLHRYTASLVLEKPEEEISKEERQLAKAMNFGLIYGISARGLSEYARSSYGVNLELDAADVFRQKFFKFFHAFKEWHDRVKRELKENKEVTGTTLLGRSYRATTFTDAVNYPIQGTGADLLKLAVLMFDVEMRKKGLEGRVVNLVHDEIVVECPEDSAQEVKKALEHAMVQAGHIVLKNVPVEAESVVNERWVKG
- the tgt gene encoding tRNA guanosine(34) transglycosylase Tgt; translated protein: MFDFKVITRDGKARRGKLKTSHGEIDTPVFMPVGTQGTVKAMTHRLLEEIGAQIILGNTYHLYLRPGLDVITGAGGLHRFISWDKPILTDSGGYQVFSLAQGRFGDRKSKVRVSDEGVEFRDHLAGDLHFFTPERVVQIQEAFGSDIIMPLDECVEYPVDKEYARKALERTLSWLDRSIKAKSREEQSLFGIVQGAFFEDLRVEAAKRTVERELPGYAIGGLSVGEPKEIMYSMTELVCEYLPADKPRYLMGVGKPEDIINAVAAGVDMFDCVVPTRNARTGTLFTSLGIVNIRHEKFKKDFSPLDPNCDCYTCRNFTKAYLRHLFVAEEISSYVLNTIHNLRFYLRLMEDIRTAIEVGKFESYRRDILERVTRKL